acggcggaacaccaagcactcacgcgGCGCTTCAAGACAATTTGCGATCCACCTCTATCACCCGCGGCctcaagtctatatataagtaaaacccttattcttttgccaacttctcataggattttgtttcctatccaaaacatatctttgtatattttaaacaaaatccaagtcctagttAAAGTttgactttcctattttagtagCAAGACTCTCCAACGTAGATTCgaatttgggaagttgatcttcggatcttctttgctcgatttcgaacattcgcaacatatccaatttggaatattcgtaattttgcattgggcttaaactcgagacatattttaacaatctccaccttggccgACGTTTGAGCTAAGTCGCAATCGcttcacaaaaattcaaactttgctgctactttcccatagccccCGATGGGCTCAACCACAACAGATATTGTCCAAGTCCAAGTCTCGCTTGAACTTCGCTATAACCaaggacctcatcagaatactaactccacatgcacctttaattgctccgcaaggattttccGACATAACTTCCTTaaccgcagataaagcaaaaccattgttaCATCCATATCTGTCAGGAGATCGAATacgtaccttgttaatttcaacAGTTACATCAACCATTGGCTTTATAAGCTCCACCTCGCTACAAGCACCATCTATGTCGattattgtcgcgaccaattttttcgggtgtgaaccacctaaaatttggctaatggattattaagcctagacttaattcgggctctcccaagcccatatcaattcgcgacttaggttcatgtttttagcatgcaattgattttttaatcaggagtcgccactaattgattttttaatcaggagtcgccactaatctattttttggtgggtcgattagaaacccaagtaaagtaatgggagtttcactttactcctacgaaccagagactatgggtacgaggacttggttacactatatttctctaatgccctttcggtaccattattttattttcaaaaaatgtttttgcaggcagcttaaattgattttaaatatattttcctaacatgtgaggtgatcatgcgaatGCGCAatccactaatttaacacccagataaacaataaataaattgcaaaaacttacctcaaaacaACGAAAGCCATCGCAATGTTAAgttaaaaaccacatcaacaaccctagatatgatttctaattaccacgcaatttctttttttatttttcacttaattaatgagaatcatgcaatatgcaatgcaatattaactaaatgacctaattctaatgtcatgcaatttctaattaaatgggtttaaTAACAATccctaaatgacatgcatctaaATGAAGCtaaccctaaattgatttttttgattttttaaataaaattcctattctaaacatgtaaaccctaagacatgcaatattctaattcaAACATATCTCGAGATAAACAAGGCAATTAAGACGagacaattcattcaaaatcatcagaaATACCGCACATCGTTCAGATCAAGAGAcaatatttcgctaataaaatcaataaattgatcttaagccttaaagatcaaaatatcaattttattcccgcttaattaattatttcatctaaggccttatagatgaaataaaaaatcctgCGCGGTTGCGAATCCGGTAATATGttgaatttccaatcatatactaaagactaattatactaaaaaaacaagataaaagtaaaataaataaaataaaataaactaaagaaaactacctaatgtgttttctcttgttttttttttttattgggcttCGCAGCCGTGGGGTCCAGCCAAGGATGGCTGGACCGGAGGTCCGGCAAGGCACCGGGAGCGGCACGTCGGCGGCGAGGGGCTTGCGGGTCGCGCGAGGCAAGGCGGAGGCGTCGGGCTCTGGTGGTGCAGCAGCGGGGATGGTGCCGACGTTGCAGGTGCTTGGCGCGGCAACCGGCGGCGTCTAGCGGATCGGCACGGGCGAGGTGGAGTTGGGGCGCTCGGGTCGCGGAGGTGGCTGGTGTCGCGGTGGCGCGGCTCCGGTTGGGGTGCGTTGGGCTGAGGCGTAGCGACTAAGCGGTGCTGGCTCCGGCGATGTCGGGCAACGGATCCGGAGTTGCGGCGTTGGCCGGGCCGTGCTCGGCGCCGATCGCGGGTTGCGAGACGCGGAAGCGTCGGGCTCAGCGATGCGCGGGGCGGGCGATGCTTGGCGTCGGGCGAGGCAGCGATGGCGTCGGCAAAGGCGCGGCGATGCTCGGGAGCGGCGGGACCGGTGGCGGGGGCGTCGGTGATGAGTCTTGGGCTGTTGGTTGCGGTGGGCTTCAGCCCCTAagcggcgtcgggcggcgcGAGCTTCGGGTGTCGGGTGAAGCCAAGGGCAAGCAAACCAATGGCGGTGtggaggcgcggcggagcttTGGAGATCAacgggcggcgtcgcgggcgaGCGAGGGGTGTTGCagcggcgcggcgtcggcgagggcgagaGCGCGGTCGTCGGGGTGCGGTGCGAGGCCGGGAGCGGCGGTGGTGCGGTGGTGGGTGGCGCTCGGCGATCATCGggagcggcgggcttcgtcggagctccggcgtcgggtcTCCGCGAGTTGCAGCGCGGGTGAGGAGtggatttggggaagatgatgaacagtaaaggtcaaatcaacctttactgtttttactttctcttttctctcctacTCTTTCTCTCAAGTtcgactttttcttcttcttcttttttttgcagtttttccttttgcactttctgcagaagaaattttcttctccttctccctttttttctcaatttttttagagaAGCCCCCCTTTTGTGGCCGTGTGGATTGATATGTGTGGCCCCTTCAAACAAATTGCACGCGAGGTATTATTAGGTCTAAAAAATGTATCTCTAcggtatatattttttcctttttttgtttgcgcatgatacccctaaatatatcattgaaatatatCCACCTTGTGCAATATTCCCCTTTTgtattttcacatattctatccaaaattttcctttttgttcgaaaatgcataaatgtgtgaagaatctgaacggaatatgtgaaaaatttgcaCTTGCcgtcggtccaataaaataaacaaaaatgttcctaaactatatgccatctgattttattttttcagggataaaattaacccataatttttaaatgtctaaatgggtcgccaaaatttaggtgtcaacaattacTTTGCTCGTACTCGTACTCGCTACTTCAGGAGTTTCTggtcgcaactccacctcaagctgaacaccatTCAGATCCATTTGAACACTGCTATAATCACTCCTAGCCAGAAGTACTGGAGACTCGTCAAAAGTAACTTCTCTGATGTTAACATGTGAATTTATATCTAAGCACCACAACCAATCGCctcgctcaccttgtgcatagccatggaatatgcacattgctctcccatcgagcttaccatcactcactcgaaaataataTGGCAACGTAACATTCTAATGATAGAATAACTAGCAACGTTACCTAaccacacttcttcaggagtccgcgattcaatagcagttgatggggatctattcactaGGCAGCTTATCGTACTAAGCACATCAGCTAAGATTTTCCTAGCAATACCAGcactagaaataattttttgagtcGTCTCTAGTAATattctgctcatcaattctgcaaattgttgtgatttactagCACTAATGCGGTGTTTCACTATCTcctctttcatgcagaatttatttgtcagcttcaagcagaactccatgctattgtcagtccgcacatgcttgatcgacttaccagtctTTGTCTCGATCAAAACTCTCAACCGCGTGATCTTGACATcggcatcaaacttgtgcattggcACAAACATCCAGGTCTTCCTTGAGCGGTCAatagactctcgaacagatgcatccgacgtctcTGCAGTGAAATTTGTCATTGTCTCACTTTGAAGTTTATATAGGCCTTCGTGCttaattcctttcattatcactagggcacctcgaacaacctttaGAACTCCACCTTCTGAAGAATTCTTGCAACCAGCTAAATCTATGGCACctaaggaaattaagttcttcttcaactctggaacatgcctcactctAGTTAATGTCCTCACAatgccatcatgcattctgattttaacattaccaacacccacaacatcgcacttaGCGTTGTTCCCCAACCGAACTTtaccactacccgtgcactgataagtgataaaccaatttctatttagtgtgaCATGAAATGAATAACCataatccataatccatccatcaaacgatgaatcattagtgacagacaagacataatcgacATTATCTGCTACAGCCgcaacattatctgcagaatcaactaGAATTTCCTTACctttctcattcttcagcttaaggtaatcccttctaagatgccccctcttacCACAGCTCCAACAAACAATATTAgcagtcctagattgactacgtctgttcatattGGTACTACTTttacccacacgtgttacagatcttcctctattttcacctactaaagcagtagAAACAGATTGACCAGATTCTCTTCTATGAATATCCtcgctcagaatcaaatctcgaatcccatcaaacgtcaaacttgttgacccagaggaattactagCAGCAGTAACGGTAGTATTCCAATtatcaggcaatgaggataacAGAATCAAAGCACTTACCTCaccttcaaaatcaatctcaactgaactcaattgactaacaatcacattaaatttattaatatgatatGCAACTAATGCACCTtctctcatcttcaaattaaacaaatgtCGCATCAAACAAACCTTGTTGATTGCAAAgggcttctcatacatatccGACAAGGCTTGCATCaatcagcagtggtcttctccttcatgaTATTAAACACGACGTTACGAGCCAATGTCAGCCGAATAACACCTATAGCTCGTTTATCCGGCAAA
Above is a window of Eucalyptus grandis isolate ANBG69807.140 chromosome 9, ASM1654582v1, whole genome shotgun sequence DNA encoding:
- the LOC120288399 gene encoding glycine-rich protein 1-like, producing MSGNGSGVAALAGPCSAPIAGCETRKRRAQRCAGRAMLGVGRGSDGVGKGAAMLGSGGTGGGGVGDESWAVGCGGLQPLSGVGRRELRVSGEAKGKQTNGGVEARRSFGDQRAASRASEGCCSGAASARARARSSGCGARPGAAVVRWWVALGDHRERRASSELRRRVSASCSAGEEWIWGR